Proteins from one Rosa chinensis cultivar Old Blush chromosome 7, RchiOBHm-V2, whole genome shotgun sequence genomic window:
- the LOC112175238 gene encoding pleiotropic drug resistance protein 1 isoform X2: MTTWGAIERLPTYSRTRRGILLGQGQEEDGESREIDIKKNLGLPERKTLLERLVKIVEQDNDKFLLKIKDRMNRVGLEFPTTEVRFENLNVEAEAYVGSRASSTMFNFSINMLEGFLNYFHILPSRKRPFTILHDVRGIIKPRRMTLLLGPPGSGKTTLLLALAGKLGKANLKFSGRVTYNGIEMDEFVSERTSAYVSQHDLHIPELTVRETLAFAARCQGVGPRYEMLVELLRREKAANIMPDLDLDLYMKAAALEGQETNIVTDFILKVLGLEDCADIMVGDEMTRGISGGQKKRLTTGEMLVGPERVLLMDEISNGLDSSTTLQIVKSLQQYVHILNGTALIALLQPAPETYDLFDDIILLSDGYIVYQGPRENVLEFFEYMGFKCPERKGVADFLQEVTSRKDQEQYWAHMDRPYSFVTTKEFSEAMQLFHIGRKLGDELSIPFNKSEGCRAALSTKKYGVSKKEMFKACMARQILLTKRNSFVYIFKLVQLILVAVTTMTLFFRTEMERNTVEDGRIYTGALFYTLLAIMLNGFAELHMTVTRLPVFFKQRDHLFYPAWAYSLPPWLIRIPITFVDVFIWMIITYYSVGYDPSIARFFKQFLLLLCISQMANGLFRLIGALGRNITIANTFGFGTLLVILGLCGFIISKEDLKKWLLWGYWLSPITYGLNAIAVNEFLGKSWRHVPANSTEALGVMVLKYQGIPPEARFYWIGLVALIGFILLLNFLFTLALQYLDPLEMPNAVLYNEASSTTEDSKVASDPTIQHGMVLPFEPLSITFEEIRYAVDMPEEMKDQSKTQDRLELLKGVSGAFRPGVLTALMGVSGAGKTTLMDVLAGRKTSGYIEGRITLSGYAKRQETFARISGYCEQTDIHSPHVTVYESLVYSAWLRLPQEVDSPTRKMFIEEVMELVEMTSISDRLVGLPGVNGLSTEQRKRLTIAVELVANPSIIFMDEPTSGLDARAAAIVMRTVRNTVDTGRTVVCTIHQPSIDIFDAFDEMLLLKQGGEEIYVGPLGHHSSQMIEYFEEISGVSKIKDGYNPATWMLEVTSPAQEASLGVDFAKIYKNSEIYRTNKALIKELSTPAPNSKDLYFPTQYSQSFFTQCLACLWKQSVSYWRNPQYTAVRLLFTAMMAGLLGSFFWDLGSKRQKQRDLFCAMGSMYAAVLFLGIQNSLSVQPIIGVERLVSYRETAAGMYSAFPFAFGQAIIEIPYTLIQTIIYGVIVYSMVGFDWTVSKFFCYLLFMYLTFLYFTFHGMMIVAITPNNTISAVVSSAFYPLWNVISGYLIPKTRIPIWWRWFYWVSPTSWSLYGLFSSQFGGLKDTLDSGETVDHFMRTYFGYRKDFLGVVVAVLVGFSAFFVFIFAFAIKKLNFQKR; encoded by the exons ATGACGACATGGGGTGCCATTGAGAGACTGCCTACGTATTCACGCACAAGGAGAGGCATTCTACTCGGTCAAGGTCAAGAGGAGGACGGTGAAAGCAGAGAGATTGATATAAAGAAGAATCTTGGACTACCAGAGAGGAAGACTTTGTTGGAGAGGCTAGTGAAGATTGTTGAGCAAGACAATGACAAGTTCTTGCTCAAGATCAAGGACCGCATGAATAG AGTTGGACTTGAATTTCCAACAACTGAAGTGCGGTTCGAGAATTTAAATGTTGAAGCAGAAGCTTATGTAGGAAGCAGGGCATCATCTACAATGTTCAACTTCTCTATTAATATGTTAGAG GGGTTCCTGAATTATTTTCACATTCTTCCAAGTAGAAAGAGACCATTTACAATCCTCCATGATGTAAGAGGGATTATCAAGCCAAGAAG AATGACACTTCTTTTAGGCCCCCCTGGCTCTGGAAAGACGACGTTACTATTGGCCTTGGCTGGAAAACTCGGTAAAGCTAATCTAAAA TTTTCGGGGAGAGTTACATACAATGGAATTGAGATGGATGAGTTTGTATCAGAGAGGACATCAGCTTATGTCAGTCAACATGATCTCCACATACCAGAATTGACAGTGAGAGAAACACTGGCTTTTGCAGCTAGATGTCAAGGTGTTGGACCGCGTTATG AAATGTTGGTGGAATTATTAAGGAGAGAAAAGGCTGCAAATATTATGCCAGATCTTGATCTTGATCTCTACATGAAG GCAGCAGCACTAGAAGGACAGGAAACTAATATTGTTACAGACTTTATTCTCAAG GTTTTGGGACTCGAAGATTGTGCTGACATTATGGTAGGAGATGAAATGACCAGAGGTATCTCTGGTGGACAAAAAAAGCGACTCACCACAG GGGAGATGCTGGTTGGACCAGAAAGAGTACTTCTTATGGATGAGATATCAAACGGGCTGGACAGTTCAACAACATTGCAAATAGTGAAATCACTACAACAATACGTCCACATTCTCAACGGAACTGCATTGATTGCTCTACTGCAGCCAGCACCAGAGACTTATGATCTCTTCGATGATATAATTCTCCTTTCGGATGGCTACATTGTGTATCAAGGTCCCCGTGAGAATGTTCTTGAGTTCTTTGAGTACATGGGCTTCAAATGTCCAGAGAGGAAAGGAGTTGCTGATTTCCTACAAGAG GTGACATCAAGAAAAGATCAAGAGCAATACTGGGCTCATATGGATAGGCCTTATAGCTTTGTAACAACCAAAGAATTTTCTGAAGCAATGCAGTTATTTCACATTGGTAGAAAACTTGGTGATGAGCTTTCTATTCCATTTAACAAGTCAGAAGGCTGCCGTGCTGCTTTGTCAACTAAAAAATATGGTGTTAGTAAGAAGGAAATGTTCAAAGCTTGTATGGCCAGACAAATTTTGCTTACAAAGAGGAATTCATTTGTCTACATTTTCAAATTGGTGCAG CTTATTCTAGTTGCTGTTACAACAATGACACTATTTTTTCGTACTGAGATGGAGCGAAACACAGTAGAAGATGGTAGGATTTATACGGGAGCTTTATTCTATACGCTACTCGCAATTATGCTTAATGGGTTTGCAGAGCTTCATATGACAGTCACTAGACTGCCTGTGTTTTTCAAGCAAAGGGACCATCTGTTCTATCCTGCTTGGGCATACTCTTTACCCCCATGGCTGATAAGGATCCCTATAACTTTTGTGGACGTTTTCATCTGGATGATCATTACTTACTACAGTGTAGGTTATGATCCGAGCATTGCAAG ATTTTTCAAACAATTCCTTCTCCTGCTGTGTATTAGCCAGATGGCAAATGGACTGTTTCGATTGATAGGGGCACTAGGGAGGAATATAACTATTGCAAATACATTTGGATTTGGTACTTTACTTGTCATTCTTGGTCTGTGTGGCTTTATCATTTCAAAAG AGGATTTGAAGAAATGGTTGTTGTGGGGATATTGGCTCTCACCAATCACGTATGGACTGAATGCCATCGCTGttaatgaatttcttggaaaaAGTTGGAGACAT GTTCCTGCCAACTCAACAGAAGCATTAGGAGTTATGGTCTTGAAGTATCAAGGCATACCCCCAGAGGCACGCTTCTACTGGATTGGATTAGTAGCTTTGATTGGATTTATTCTTCTGTTGAATTTCCTTTTCACCTTGGCACTTCAGTATCTTGATC CACTTGAGATGCCCAATGCAGTACTATACAATGAGGCATCCTCTACAACAGAGGATAGCAAAGTTGCAAGCGATCCTACTATACAGCATGGCATGGTTCTTCCATTTGAACCCCTTTCAATTACTTTCGAGGAAATCAGATATGCTGTCGATATGCCTGAG GAAATGAAAGATCAAAGCAAAACTCAGGATAGGCTAGAACTTCTGAAGGGTGTGAGTGGTGCTTTTAGGCCTGGAGTTCTAACAGCTTTGATGGGTGTTAGTGGTGCTGGAAAAACCACTCTCATGGATGTCTTGGCAGGAAGGAAGACAAGTGGGTATATTGAGGGGAGGATCACCTTATCTGGATATGCAAAAAGGCAAGAAACATTTGCTCGCATATCAGGATACTGTGAACAAACAGATATACACTCCCCTCATGTTACAGTTTACGAGTCTTTGGTTTACTCTGCATGGCTCCGGTTGCCCCAGGAGGTTGATTCCCCAACCAGAAAG ATGTTTATTGAGGAGGTTATGGAGCTTGTAGAAATGACCTCAATAAGTGACAGACTTGTTGGATTGCCAGGAGTGAATGGTCTCTCAACTGAACAACGCAAAAGGCTAACAATTGCAGTAGAGCTTGTTGCCAACCCCTCGATAATATTTATGGATGAGCCGACTTCTGGCCTTGATGCTAGGGCAGCAGCAATTGTAATGAGAACGGTGAGGAATACAGTGGACACTGGGAGAACTGTAGTCTGTACAATCCACCAACCAAGCATTGATATATTTGATGCATTTGATGAG ATGTTGCTTCTGAAACAGGGAGGCGAAGAAATATATGTTGGCCCTTTAGGCCACCATTCTTCCCAGATGATCGAATACTTTGAG GAGATTAGTGGAGTTTCTAAAATCAAGGATGGTTACAATCCAGCAACCTGGATGTTGGAGGTTACTTCTCCAGCACAAGAAGCATCTCTTGGGGTTGATTTTGCCAAAATATACAAGAATTCAGAAATATATAG GACAAATAAGGCATTGATAAAGGAACTAAGTACTCCTGCACCAAATTCAAAGGACTTGTACTTCCCAACACAATATTCGCAGTCTTTCTTTACCCAGTGTCTAGCTTGCCTATGGAAACAGAGTGTATCATATTGGCGAAACCCTCAATACACCGCAGTAAGACTTCTTTTCACAGCTATGATGGCCGGACTACTTGGGTCATTTTTCTGGGATCTTGGCTCCAAAAG ACAAAAGCAAAGAGATCTCTTTTGTGCGATGGGTTCTATGTATGCTGCTGTGCTTTTTCTTGGTATACAAAATTCCTTGTCAGTGCAGCCAATCATAGGTGTTGAGAGGTTGGTCTCTTACAGAGAAACGGCTGCTGGAATGTACTCAGCTTTTCCATTTGCCTTTGGACAG GCTATCATTGAGATCCCGTACACTTTGATCCAGACTATTATATATGGGGTCATAGTATACTCCATGGTCGGATTTGATTGGACAGTCAGCAAGTTCTTTTGTTATCTCTTGTTCATGTACCTCACCTTCTTATACTTCACCTTCCATGGCATGATGATTGTGGCCATTACTCCCAACAACACCATCTCTGCTGTAGTTTCGTCTGCCTTCTATCCATTATGGAATGTTATTTCAGGATATCTCATTCCCAAAACA AGAATTCCAATATGGTGGAGATGGTTCTATTGGGTCAGCCCAACCTCTTGGAGCTTGTATGGATTGTTTTCTTCACAGTTTGGAGGTCTCAAGGACACACTTGATTCTGGTGAAACTGTAGATCATTTTATGAGGACATATTTTGGATATAGGAAAGACTTTCTAGGTGTTGTTGTAGCTGTACTTGTTGGGTTTTCAGCGTTCTTTGTTTTCATCTTTGCTTTTGCGATCAAGAAACTAAACTTCCAAAAGAGATGA
- the LOC112175238 gene encoding pleiotropic drug resistance protein 1 isoform X1: protein MTTWGAIERLPTYSRTRRGILLGQGQEEDGESREIDIKKNLGLPERKTLLERLVKIVEQDNDKFLLKIKDRMNRVGLEFPTTEVRFENLNVEAEAYVGSRASSTMFNFSINMLEGFLNYFHILPSRKRPFTILHDVRGIIKPRRMTLLLGPPGSGKTTLLLALAGKLGKANLKFSGRVTYNGIEMDEFVSERTSAYVSQHDLHIPELTVRETLAFAARCQGVGPRYEMLVELLRREKAANIMPDLDLDLYMKAAALEGQETNIVTDFILKVLGLEDCADIMVGDEMTRGISGGQKKRLTTGEMLVGPERVLLMDEISNGLDSSTTLQIVKSLQQYVHILNGTALIALLQPAPETYDLFDDIILLSDGYIVYQGPRENVLEFFEYMGFKCPERKGVADFLQEVTSRKDQEQYWAHMDRPYSFVTTKEFSEAMQLFHIGRKLGDELSIPFNKSEGCRAALSTKKYGVSKKEMFKACMARQILLTKRNSFVYIFKLVQLILVAVTTMTLFFRTEMERNTVEDGRIYTGALFYTLLAIMLNGFAELHMTVTRLPVFFKQRDHLFYPAWAYSLPPWLIRIPITFVDVFIWMIITYYSVGYDPSIARFFKQFLLLLCISQMANGLFRLIGALGRNITIANTFGFGTLLVILGLCGFIISKEDLKKWLLWGYWLSPITYGLNAIAVNEFLGKSWRHVPANSTEALGVMVLKYQGIPPEARFYWIGLVALIGFILLLNFLFTLALQYLDRKCLGILSSVYTWTLALLCFDNPNNFLDAALEMPNAVLYNEASSTTEDSKVASDPTIQHGMVLPFEPLSITFEEIRYAVDMPEEMKDQSKTQDRLELLKGVSGAFRPGVLTALMGVSGAGKTTLMDVLAGRKTSGYIEGRITLSGYAKRQETFARISGYCEQTDIHSPHVTVYESLVYSAWLRLPQEVDSPTRKMFIEEVMELVEMTSISDRLVGLPGVNGLSTEQRKRLTIAVELVANPSIIFMDEPTSGLDARAAAIVMRTVRNTVDTGRTVVCTIHQPSIDIFDAFDEMLLLKQGGEEIYVGPLGHHSSQMIEYFEEISGVSKIKDGYNPATWMLEVTSPAQEASLGVDFAKIYKNSEIYRTNKALIKELSTPAPNSKDLYFPTQYSQSFFTQCLACLWKQSVSYWRNPQYTAVRLLFTAMMAGLLGSFFWDLGSKRQKQRDLFCAMGSMYAAVLFLGIQNSLSVQPIIGVERLVSYRETAAGMYSAFPFAFGQAIIEIPYTLIQTIIYGVIVYSMVGFDWTVSKFFCYLLFMYLTFLYFTFHGMMIVAITPNNTISAVVSSAFYPLWNVISGYLIPKTRIPIWWRWFYWVSPTSWSLYGLFSSQFGGLKDTLDSGETVDHFMRTYFGYRKDFLGVVVAVLVGFSAFFVFIFAFAIKKLNFQKR from the exons ATGACGACATGGGGTGCCATTGAGAGACTGCCTACGTATTCACGCACAAGGAGAGGCATTCTACTCGGTCAAGGTCAAGAGGAGGACGGTGAAAGCAGAGAGATTGATATAAAGAAGAATCTTGGACTACCAGAGAGGAAGACTTTGTTGGAGAGGCTAGTGAAGATTGTTGAGCAAGACAATGACAAGTTCTTGCTCAAGATCAAGGACCGCATGAATAG AGTTGGACTTGAATTTCCAACAACTGAAGTGCGGTTCGAGAATTTAAATGTTGAAGCAGAAGCTTATGTAGGAAGCAGGGCATCATCTACAATGTTCAACTTCTCTATTAATATGTTAGAG GGGTTCCTGAATTATTTTCACATTCTTCCAAGTAGAAAGAGACCATTTACAATCCTCCATGATGTAAGAGGGATTATCAAGCCAAGAAG AATGACACTTCTTTTAGGCCCCCCTGGCTCTGGAAAGACGACGTTACTATTGGCCTTGGCTGGAAAACTCGGTAAAGCTAATCTAAAA TTTTCGGGGAGAGTTACATACAATGGAATTGAGATGGATGAGTTTGTATCAGAGAGGACATCAGCTTATGTCAGTCAACATGATCTCCACATACCAGAATTGACAGTGAGAGAAACACTGGCTTTTGCAGCTAGATGTCAAGGTGTTGGACCGCGTTATG AAATGTTGGTGGAATTATTAAGGAGAGAAAAGGCTGCAAATATTATGCCAGATCTTGATCTTGATCTCTACATGAAG GCAGCAGCACTAGAAGGACAGGAAACTAATATTGTTACAGACTTTATTCTCAAG GTTTTGGGACTCGAAGATTGTGCTGACATTATGGTAGGAGATGAAATGACCAGAGGTATCTCTGGTGGACAAAAAAAGCGACTCACCACAG GGGAGATGCTGGTTGGACCAGAAAGAGTACTTCTTATGGATGAGATATCAAACGGGCTGGACAGTTCAACAACATTGCAAATAGTGAAATCACTACAACAATACGTCCACATTCTCAACGGAACTGCATTGATTGCTCTACTGCAGCCAGCACCAGAGACTTATGATCTCTTCGATGATATAATTCTCCTTTCGGATGGCTACATTGTGTATCAAGGTCCCCGTGAGAATGTTCTTGAGTTCTTTGAGTACATGGGCTTCAAATGTCCAGAGAGGAAAGGAGTTGCTGATTTCCTACAAGAG GTGACATCAAGAAAAGATCAAGAGCAATACTGGGCTCATATGGATAGGCCTTATAGCTTTGTAACAACCAAAGAATTTTCTGAAGCAATGCAGTTATTTCACATTGGTAGAAAACTTGGTGATGAGCTTTCTATTCCATTTAACAAGTCAGAAGGCTGCCGTGCTGCTTTGTCAACTAAAAAATATGGTGTTAGTAAGAAGGAAATGTTCAAAGCTTGTATGGCCAGACAAATTTTGCTTACAAAGAGGAATTCATTTGTCTACATTTTCAAATTGGTGCAG CTTATTCTAGTTGCTGTTACAACAATGACACTATTTTTTCGTACTGAGATGGAGCGAAACACAGTAGAAGATGGTAGGATTTATACGGGAGCTTTATTCTATACGCTACTCGCAATTATGCTTAATGGGTTTGCAGAGCTTCATATGACAGTCACTAGACTGCCTGTGTTTTTCAAGCAAAGGGACCATCTGTTCTATCCTGCTTGGGCATACTCTTTACCCCCATGGCTGATAAGGATCCCTATAACTTTTGTGGACGTTTTCATCTGGATGATCATTACTTACTACAGTGTAGGTTATGATCCGAGCATTGCAAG ATTTTTCAAACAATTCCTTCTCCTGCTGTGTATTAGCCAGATGGCAAATGGACTGTTTCGATTGATAGGGGCACTAGGGAGGAATATAACTATTGCAAATACATTTGGATTTGGTACTTTACTTGTCATTCTTGGTCTGTGTGGCTTTATCATTTCAAAAG AGGATTTGAAGAAATGGTTGTTGTGGGGATATTGGCTCTCACCAATCACGTATGGACTGAATGCCATCGCTGttaatgaatttcttggaaaaAGTTGGAGACAT GTTCCTGCCAACTCAACAGAAGCATTAGGAGTTATGGTCTTGAAGTATCAAGGCATACCCCCAGAGGCACGCTTCTACTGGATTGGATTAGTAGCTTTGATTGGATTTATTCTTCTGTTGAATTTCCTTTTCACCTTGGCACTTCAGTATCTTGATCGTAAGTGCCTAGGCATATTATCTTCTGTTTACACATGGACACTAGCATTGTTATGTTTTGACAATCCTAACAATTTCCTGGATGCAGCACTTGAGATGCCCAATGCAGTACTATACAATGAGGCATCCTCTACAACAGAGGATAGCAAAGTTGCAAGCGATCCTACTATACAGCATGGCATGGTTCTTCCATTTGAACCCCTTTCAATTACTTTCGAGGAAATCAGATATGCTGTCGATATGCCTGAG GAAATGAAAGATCAAAGCAAAACTCAGGATAGGCTAGAACTTCTGAAGGGTGTGAGTGGTGCTTTTAGGCCTGGAGTTCTAACAGCTTTGATGGGTGTTAGTGGTGCTGGAAAAACCACTCTCATGGATGTCTTGGCAGGAAGGAAGACAAGTGGGTATATTGAGGGGAGGATCACCTTATCTGGATATGCAAAAAGGCAAGAAACATTTGCTCGCATATCAGGATACTGTGAACAAACAGATATACACTCCCCTCATGTTACAGTTTACGAGTCTTTGGTTTACTCTGCATGGCTCCGGTTGCCCCAGGAGGTTGATTCCCCAACCAGAAAG ATGTTTATTGAGGAGGTTATGGAGCTTGTAGAAATGACCTCAATAAGTGACAGACTTGTTGGATTGCCAGGAGTGAATGGTCTCTCAACTGAACAACGCAAAAGGCTAACAATTGCAGTAGAGCTTGTTGCCAACCCCTCGATAATATTTATGGATGAGCCGACTTCTGGCCTTGATGCTAGGGCAGCAGCAATTGTAATGAGAACGGTGAGGAATACAGTGGACACTGGGAGAACTGTAGTCTGTACAATCCACCAACCAAGCATTGATATATTTGATGCATTTGATGAG ATGTTGCTTCTGAAACAGGGAGGCGAAGAAATATATGTTGGCCCTTTAGGCCACCATTCTTCCCAGATGATCGAATACTTTGAG GAGATTAGTGGAGTTTCTAAAATCAAGGATGGTTACAATCCAGCAACCTGGATGTTGGAGGTTACTTCTCCAGCACAAGAAGCATCTCTTGGGGTTGATTTTGCCAAAATATACAAGAATTCAGAAATATATAG GACAAATAAGGCATTGATAAAGGAACTAAGTACTCCTGCACCAAATTCAAAGGACTTGTACTTCCCAACACAATATTCGCAGTCTTTCTTTACCCAGTGTCTAGCTTGCCTATGGAAACAGAGTGTATCATATTGGCGAAACCCTCAATACACCGCAGTAAGACTTCTTTTCACAGCTATGATGGCCGGACTACTTGGGTCATTTTTCTGGGATCTTGGCTCCAAAAG ACAAAAGCAAAGAGATCTCTTTTGTGCGATGGGTTCTATGTATGCTGCTGTGCTTTTTCTTGGTATACAAAATTCCTTGTCAGTGCAGCCAATCATAGGTGTTGAGAGGTTGGTCTCTTACAGAGAAACGGCTGCTGGAATGTACTCAGCTTTTCCATTTGCCTTTGGACAG GCTATCATTGAGATCCCGTACACTTTGATCCAGACTATTATATATGGGGTCATAGTATACTCCATGGTCGGATTTGATTGGACAGTCAGCAAGTTCTTTTGTTATCTCTTGTTCATGTACCTCACCTTCTTATACTTCACCTTCCATGGCATGATGATTGTGGCCATTACTCCCAACAACACCATCTCTGCTGTAGTTTCGTCTGCCTTCTATCCATTATGGAATGTTATTTCAGGATATCTCATTCCCAAAACA AGAATTCCAATATGGTGGAGATGGTTCTATTGGGTCAGCCCAACCTCTTGGAGCTTGTATGGATTGTTTTCTTCACAGTTTGGAGGTCTCAAGGACACACTTGATTCTGGTGAAACTGTAGATCATTTTATGAGGACATATTTTGGATATAGGAAAGACTTTCTAGGTGTTGTTGTAGCTGTACTTGTTGGGTTTTCAGCGTTCTTTGTTTTCATCTTTGCTTTTGCGATCAAGAAACTAAACTTCCAAAAGAGATGA